One window from the genome of Paraclostridium sordellii encodes:
- a CDS encoding GNAT family N-acetyltransferase — translation MVKFCNSNEIDIFKVKDFYCKYATWGVTNSYDDWKTIIENSNCIITVWDNDKLIGMSRALSDGVRWATIVDVLIHPNYRSNQIGSIMIEKLMQLDKMQVRTIYLATADKENFYNRLGFKTVNQNCYYMVKVNKTVESKYFTPVNN, via the coding sequence ATGGTGAAATTTTGTAATTCCAATGAAATTGATATATTTAAAGTAAAAGATTTTTATTGTAAATACGCTACATGGGGAGTAACGAACAGTTACGATGACTGGAAAACTATAATAGAAAACTCAAATTGTATAATAACTGTTTGGGATAATGATAAATTAATAGGAATGTCTAGAGCACTAAGTGATGGAGTTAGATGGGCAACTATTGTTGATGTATTAATACATCCCAATTATAGATCAAATCAAATAGGATCTATAATGATAGAAAAATTGATGCAATTAGATAAAATGCAAGTTAGAACAATTTATTTGGCAACAGCTGATAAGGAAAATTTTTATAATAGACTGGGATTTAAAACAGTTAATCAAAACTGTTATTATATGGTCAAAGTTAACAAAACAGTTGAAAGTAAATATTTTACACCAGTAAACAACTAA
- a CDS encoding CotA family spore coat protein, producing MIENNCCSPYCNQYYPQNNSTPQPKQVQCCCKLGIKRATEILGADRVRQFIDFNAAAFITDFFLVGTELTTLGVNDNLGALTGSLERLNNCECDLLDISGPLAYPEVVDEGLIADLADLLGVTIPTITAALNAVLALINDPTTGLTALIAALEAVLIGPLAPLLAPLVAILDSIVGIVTGTVDAVLDLVNDVIVTLINTVIALFQDEAAVGANAELASLCAIKAMAFEVLGDTPALQVANYDIIREALRFFQCETQDCNPTCDDCCCSSGIISELSGNLTGRASLTAGSLVLTDVEILGCAGNTLILGAPFIPATPTTPAVNARIYVVCAEAVQFIG from the coding sequence ATGATTGAAAATAATTGTTGTAGCCCATATTGTAATCAATATTATCCACAAAATAACTCTACTCCACAGCCTAAACAAGTACAATGCTGTTGCAAACTTGGAATAAAAAGAGCTACAGAAATATTAGGTGCAGATAGAGTAAGACAATTTATAGACTTTAATGCCGCTGCTTTTATTACTGACTTCTTCTTAGTTGGTACTGAATTAACAACACTTGGCGTAAATGATAACTTAGGAGCACTTACAGGTAGTTTAGAAAGATTAAATAATTGCGAATGTGATCTTTTAGATATAAGCGGACCTTTAGCATACCCAGAAGTTGTAGATGAAGGTTTAATTGCAGATTTAGCGGATCTTTTAGGTGTAACTATTCCTACTATAACTGCAGCTCTTAATGCTGTACTTGCATTAATTAATGACCCTACTACTGGTCTTACTGCTTTAATTGCTGCTTTAGAAGCAGTACTTATAGGACCTTTGGCCCCACTATTAGCTCCACTTGTAGCTATCTTAGATAGCATAGTAGGTATAGTAACTGGTACAGTTGATGCAGTTTTAGATTTAGTTAATGATGTAATTGTAACTTTAATTAATACAGTAATAGCTTTATTCCAAGATGAAGCTGCTGTTGGAGCAAATGCTGAATTAGCATCTTTATGTGCTATAAAAGCTATGGCATTTGAAGTTCTTGGAGATACTCCTGCACTTCAAGTTGCAAATTATGATATAATAAGAGAAGCATTAAGATTTTTCCAATGCGAAACACAAGATTGTAATCCTACATGTGACGACTGTTGCTGTAGTAGCGGTATAATAAGTGAATTATCTGGAAACTTAACTGGAAGAGCTAGTTTAACTGCTGGATCACTAGTATTAACTGATGTTGAAATATTAGGATGCGCAGGTAACACTTTAATACTTGGAGCTCCTTTTATCCCTGCTACTCCAACTACACCTGCAGTAAATGCTAGAATCTATGTAGTTTGTGCTGAAGCAGTACAATTTATAGGTTAA
- a CDS encoding SDR family oxidoreductase, which produces MYPVYKSIGKIEKCEKVKVLFPQQHQDSQPGLEYIMEPRPISDNPYYIGSCKLQGKVAIITGGDSGIGRAVAYAFAKEGADIAISYLCEHKDANETKAHIERLGRKCILIPGDLKNEEMSKVVVEKTIKYFGKIDILVNNHGVQFIQESILDITAEQLDETFKTNIYSFFYMTKAVLPHLKKGASIINTTSITAYQGEPLLIDYSATKGAILTFTRSLSQSLISKGIRVNGVAPGPIWTPLIPSSFSAKQVETFGSYTSKVPMNRAGQPFEVATSFVFLASDDSSYMSGQILHPNGGSIVGS; this is translated from the coding sequence ATGTATCCAGTTTATAAAAGTATTGGTAAAATAGAAAAATGTGAAAAAGTAAAAGTATTATTTCCACAACAACATCAAGATTCTCAACCTGGGTTAGAATATATAATGGAACCTAGACCTATATCAGATAATCCATATTACATAGGTAGCTGTAAGTTACAGGGAAAGGTAGCAATTATTACTGGTGGAGATAGTGGAATCGGAAGAGCAGTAGCTTATGCATTTGCTAAAGAAGGCGCAGATATTGCTATTTCGTATCTTTGTGAACATAAAGATGCAAATGAAACTAAGGCACATATAGAAAGATTAGGCAGAAAATGTATATTAATACCTGGAGATTTAAAAAATGAAGAAATGTCTAAAGTTGTTGTTGAAAAAACAATAAAATATTTTGGGAAAATAGATATATTAGTCAATAATCATGGAGTACAATTTATTCAAGAAAGTATATTAGATATTACCGCAGAGCAATTAGACGAAACTTTTAAAACTAACATATATTCTTTTTTTTATATGACAAAAGCAGTACTGCCTCATTTAAAAAAAGGAGCATCTATAATTAATACAACTTCCATTACTGCTTATCAAGGAGAACCGCTACTTATAGACTATAGTGCAACTAAAGGTGCTATATTAACATTTACTAGATCACTTTCACAATCACTTATAAGTAAAGGTATAAGAGTAAATGGAGTAGCACCGGGGCCTATTTGGACTCCTTTGATACCGTCTTCTTTTTCTGCCAAGCAAGTAGAAACCTTTGGTAGTTATACTAGCAAAGTTCCTATGAACAGGGCAGGTCAACCATTTGAAGTTGCTACGAGTTTTGTATTTTTAGCTAGTGATGATTCTAGTTATATGTCGGGTCAGATTCTTCATCCTAATGGAGGATCTATCGTTGGGTCTTGA
- a CDS encoding ABC transporter ATP-binding protein/permease: MVNKRLLSLSKESKKYIYLTVLMNWISIICNIGIVLFVGNIIDKLFNKDFNFNIGIYTVYIGALILIRFLCNYMSGRFSYYSSSKVRSSIRESIYKKLLELGVNYNETVSTSSIVQISVDGVEALEVYFGRYLPQLFYSLLAPLTLFLVIAPINFKAAIILLICVPLIPISIAAVMKFAKKLLSKYWGIYTNLGDSFLENLQGLTTLKIFNLDEEKNNEMNKEAETFRKITMKVLSMQLNSIIIMDIIAFGGAAIGILIAISEFGKGNITMGQTIIIILLSSEFFIPMRLLGSFFHVAMNGIAAADKIFNLLDTKVEKEKELPVELKNKLKNISISISDVDFSYDKERTVLNNLNIEIKNKSMVALVGESGCGKSTITNLLLKLNKPDKGDIRLNGINLNDIPFDELRKKVSFISHSSYIFNSTIEENLRMGKLDASEEEMYKALKLANLYEFVINLEKKLQTPVGENGSFLSGGQKQRLALARMILTNPEVYIFDEATSNVDVESEDSILEAIYNIAKEKTVVVISHRLANIKNADKIYVLDKGYIVESGNHESLMNNNSTYAKLYKNQENLENIYNEEVIEEVAISEQ, translated from the coding sequence ATGGTAAATAAAAGGTTACTTTCGCTAAGTAAAGAATCAAAAAAATACATATACTTAACAGTTTTAATGAACTGGATATCGATAATTTGTAATATTGGAATTGTATTGTTTGTAGGGAATATAATTGATAAATTATTCAATAAGGATTTTAATTTTAATATAGGTATATATACAGTCTACATAGGGGCTTTAATATTAATTAGATTTTTATGTAACTATATGTCTGGAAGATTTTCTTACTACTCATCATCTAAAGTAAGATCTTCAATAAGAGAAAGTATTTATAAAAAATTACTAGAACTAGGTGTAAATTATAATGAAACTGTATCTACATCATCAATTGTTCAAATCTCAGTAGATGGAGTAGAAGCATTAGAAGTATATTTTGGAAGATATTTACCGCAATTATTTTATAGTTTATTAGCACCACTTACACTATTTTTAGTAATAGCACCAATCAATTTTAAAGCAGCAATAATCCTACTAATATGCGTTCCTTTAATACCAATATCAATAGCAGCAGTAATGAAATTTGCAAAAAAATTATTAAGTAAGTATTGGGGAATATATACAAACTTAGGAGATTCATTTTTAGAGAATCTTCAAGGGCTTACTACATTAAAAATATTTAATTTAGATGAAGAAAAAAATAATGAAATGAATAAAGAGGCTGAAACTTTTAGAAAAATAACAATGAAAGTTTTATCTATGCAGTTAAATTCTATAATAATAATGGATATAATCGCATTTGGAGGTGCAGCTATAGGTATATTAATTGCCATAAGTGAATTTGGAAAAGGCAATATAACTATGGGGCAAACTATAATTATTATATTACTTTCATCAGAATTTTTCATACCAATGAGACTTTTAGGTTCATTTTTCCATGTAGCTATGAATGGTATTGCAGCAGCTGATAAAATATTTAACCTATTAGATACTAAAGTTGAAAAAGAAAAAGAATTACCAGTAGAATTAAAAAATAAATTAAAAAATATATCAATATCTATAAGTGATGTTGACTTTAGTTATGATAAAGAAAGAACTGTTTTAAATAATTTAAATATAGAAATTAAAAATAAGTCGATGGTAGCTTTAGTTGGAGAAAGTGGATGCGGTAAGAGTACAATAACAAATTTACTTTTAAAATTAAATAAACCTGATAAAGGTGATATAAGATTAAATGGAATTAATTTAAATGATATTCCATTTGATGAATTGAGAAAAAAGGTCAGCTTTATAAGTCATAGTTCTTACATTTTCAATTCAACAATAGAAGAAAATCTTCGTATGGGAAAATTAGATGCAAGTGAAGAAGAGATGTATAAGGCTCTTAAATTAGCAAATCTATATGAGTTTGTAATTAATTTAGAAAAAAAATTACAAACTCCAGTAGGGGAAAATGGTTCATTTTTATCAGGAGGTCAAAAGCAACGTTTAGCATTAGCTAGGATGATACTTACAAATCCTGAGGTGTACATATTTGATGAAGCAACATCAAATGTAGATGTTGAAAGCGAAGATTCAATACTAGAAGCAATTTATAATATTGCAAAAGAAAAAACAGTAGTAGTTATATCACATAGACTTGCAAACATAAAAAATGCAGATAAAATATATGTTCTAGACAAGGGATATATAGTTGAAAGTGGCAATCATGAAAGCCTTATGAATAATAATTCTACATATGCAAAGTTATATAAAAATCAAGAAAATCTAGAAAATATATATAATGAAGAAGTTATAGAGGAGGTGGCTATAAGTGAACAGTAA
- a CDS encoding spore coat protein, whose product MQLTPAELHNLHELILSCVNTITNMALYRNQITDPELKSMIENQFPVHIQDYNMKVRFIKEANAPSEKLNVPQLKINLQDFTSSPMEPVPVTPRTNIQQLNDREIATGYLLTLKRAGREYAWSSMEATNPVLREFLKDAFTMACNHAYEVAQWLIQRGFYPLCSAPQTEITKVGSLYNEVQDSN is encoded by the coding sequence ATGCAATTAACACCAGCAGAGTTACATAATTTACATGAATTAATATTAAGTTGTGTAAATACTATTACTAATATGGCTCTATATAGAAATCAAATTACAGATCCAGAGCTAAAATCTATGATAGAAAATCAATTTCCTGTTCATATACAGGATTATAATATGAAGGTTAGATTTATTAAAGAAGCTAATGCACCTAGCGAAAAGTTAAATGTACCCCAGTTAAAAATAAACCTACAAGATTTTACTAGTTCACCTATGGAGCCAGTTCCAGTTACACCTAGAACGAATATTCAACAATTAAACGATAGAGAAATAGCTACAGGATATCTTTTAACTTTAAAAAGAGCTGGAAGAGAATATGCGTGGAGTTCAATGGAAGCAACAAACCCAGTGTTAAGAGAATTTTTAAAAGATGCATTTACAATGGCTTGTAATCATGCTTATGAAGTTGCTCAATGGTTAATTCAAAGAGGTTTTTACCCACTATGTTCTGCGCCTCAAACAGAAATAACTAAAGTTGGATCTCTTTATAATGAAGTTCAAGATTCAAACTAA
- a CDS encoding universal stress protein — protein sequence MKKILVPIDGSERSQKSLDFVLSKYPKDKFSITLMSVNDVSLTNITNPMLIDVKMRESQKKVDCLLESLKDKLAEYEVETYTVFGDPGPEIIKKSVDDDFDLIIMTKSTKKHFIDSIGSVTLYVVKKSKCTVTIVPE from the coding sequence ATGAAGAAGATTTTAGTCCCTATTGATGGTAGTGAAAGAAGTCAAAAATCCTTAGATTTTGTCTTAAGTAAGTATCCAAAAGATAAATTTAGTATAACACTGATGAGTGTTAATGATGTAAGTCTAACTAATATAACAAATCCAATGCTCATAGATGTTAAAATGAGAGAATCCCAAAAGAAAGTAGATTGTCTATTAGAAAGTTTAAAAGATAAATTAGCAGAATATGAAGTAGAAACATATACTGTATTTGGAGACCCTGGTCCAGAGATTATAAAAAAATCTGTAGATGATGATTTTGATTTAATAATTATGACTAAGTCAACAAAGAAACATTTCATAGACTCAATAGGGTCTGTAACTTTATATGTAGTAAAAAAATCTAAATGTACTGTTACTATAGTTCCTGAGTAA
- the cydC gene encoding thiol reductant ABC exporter subunit CydC, which translates to MNSKTQRLSGGKIMFRLIKILKPLVPVMIITITFGVLGFLAATAITTFGAIAMGDILGIKMNYSFSTATKIIIGCAIFRGILRYIEQYSGHFIAFKILAILRDKVYKSLRKLAPAKLESKEKGNLISIITSDIELLEVFYAHTIAPIAIAILTSSIIAFVLYKINPYFGLIGLIFYTIVGFIIPVLSSKLGSEAGFEYRNEFGKTNSFLLDSLRGIKEILLFGQGEERLKAINDNSENLNKKLKIIKGHEGLIRALTDITIMIAILITLYVGVNLYINETINLGQVIVALVLLASSFGPTVALSNLSNNLMHTFACAQRLFDVLDEEPAVKEVTGEDSLNMNTIDISDLEFKYKDREEVLLKDVNLNIKSGEKIAIIGESGSGKSTLLKLMMRFWDVEKGSIEIDNKNIKNIPTKSLRKGQSLVSQETFLFNNTIENNIKIGKVDASKEEVIQACKKASIHEFIKTLPKGYETNVGEIGSNLSSGEKQRLGIARAFLHDSQVLILDEPTSNLDTLNEAQILKSIKNECRNKTIIMVSHRKSSTAICDRKLYVKNNTLKFNI; encoded by the coding sequence GTGAACAGTAAAACACAAAGATTATCAGGTGGTAAAATAATGTTTAGACTTATAAAAATACTAAAGCCACTAGTGCCTGTAATGATAATTACAATAACTTTTGGGGTATTAGGATTTTTAGCTGCTACAGCAATAACTACTTTTGGAGCTATTGCTATGGGAGATATTTTAGGAATAAAAATGAACTACAGCTTTTCTACTGCTACAAAGATAATAATAGGATGTGCAATATTTAGAGGAATATTAAGGTACATAGAACAGTATTCAGGCCACTTTATAGCTTTTAAAATATTAGCTATATTAAGAGACAAAGTTTATAAATCATTAAGAAAACTAGCTCCAGCTAAGTTAGAGAGCAAAGAAAAGGGTAATTTAATATCTATTATAACAAGCGATATAGAACTATTAGAAGTATTTTATGCACATACTATTGCACCAATAGCTATAGCTATACTTACATCGTCAATAATTGCATTTGTATTATATAAAATAAATCCATACTTTGGATTAATTGGATTAATATTTTATACTATAGTAGGATTTATAATACCAGTTTTATCTTCTAAATTAGGAAGTGAAGCGGGATTTGAATATAGAAATGAATTTGGTAAAACTAACAGCTTTTTATTAGATTCACTTAGAGGGATAAAAGAAATTTTATTATTTGGGCAAGGAGAAGAAAGACTTAAAGCTATAAATGATAATAGTGAAAATTTAAATAAGAAGCTTAAGATAATAAAAGGACATGAAGGTCTTATAAGAGCTTTAACAGATATAACAATTATGATAGCTATTCTTATTACACTATATGTTGGAGTAAACCTATACATAAATGAAACTATAAACTTAGGACAAGTAATAGTAGCTTTAGTGCTTTTGGCAAGTTCTTTTGGACCAACTGTAGCACTTAGTAATTTATCAAATAACTTAATGCACACATTTGCTTGTGCACAAAGACTATTTGATGTATTAGATGAGGAACCTGCAGTTAAAGAAGTAACAGGTGAAGACTCTTTAAACATGAATACCATTGATATATCAGACTTAGAGTTTAAGTATAAAGATAGAGAAGAAGTTTTATTAAAAGATGTAAATCTAAATATAAAATCAGGAGAAAAAATAGCTATAATAGGAGAAAGTGGATCTGGTAAGAGTACGCTTTTAAAGTTAATGATGAGGTTTTGGGATGTAGAAAAAGGAAGTATTGAAATTGATAATAAAAATATAAAAAATATACCAACTAAATCATTAAGAAAAGGTCAATCGCTAGTAAGTCAAGAAACATTTTTATTTAATAATACTATAGAAAATAATATAAAAATAGGTAAAGTAGATGCATCAAAAGAGGAAGTAATACAAGCTTGTAAAAAAGCATCAATACATGAGTTTATAAAAACATTGCCTAAAGGTTATGAAACTAATGTTGGCGAAATAGGTTCAAATCTTTCATCTGGAGAAAAGCAAAGACTAGGTATAGCTAGAGCATTTTTACATGATTCACAAGTACTAATACTTGATGAACCAACTAGTAACTTAGATACTTTAAATGAAGCACAAATATTAAAAAGCATAAAAAATGAATGTAGAAATAAAACAATTATAATGGTATCACATAGAAAATCAAGTACTGCTATATGTGATAGAAAACTATATGTAAAAAATAATACACTAAAATTTAATATATAA
- a CDS encoding YbaN family protein, protein MGKIKKILFITIGIVSLSIGSIGVILPIIPTTPFLLLASYCFVKGSDKFNEWFKSTNIYKKHLEGFVKSKAMTLKQKITILLFADIMLMFPIILIDSIHMRIFLLLLMLVKFYYFMFRIKTINPNKKEIKGIS, encoded by the coding sequence GTGGGAAAAATAAAAAAAATTTTATTTATAACAATTGGGATAGTATCACTTTCAATAGGTAGTATAGGTGTTATACTTCCTATAATACCAACAACACCTTTTCTACTATTAGCATCCTATTGTTTTGTAAAAGGTTCGGATAAATTTAATGAATGGTTTAAATCAACAAACATTTATAAGAAGCATTTAGAAGGTTTTGTTAAATCAAAGGCAATGACACTAAAACAAAAGATAACAATATTGTTATTTGCAGATATTATGTTGATGTTTCCTATTATATTAATAGATAGCATTCATATGAGGATATTTTTATTATTACTAATGTTAGTTAAGTTCTATTACTTTATGTTTAGAATCAAAACAATAAATCCTAATAAAAAAGAAATAAAGGGTATATCATAA
- the clpB gene encoding ATP-dependent chaperone ClpB, which produces MNIEKMTVRVQNSLNEAYDIAVKNHNQQVDVIHLLSALVNQEDGLIPNILEKMNISVSSLNNSINIELSKLPQIHGEGISSQGITATRRINEVLIKAEEISKDFKDAYISVEHVILAMIETESKTNVGKIFKQFNLNKKDFLDVLSKVRGSQRVETNDPEGTYEALERYSTNLVELAKKNKLDPVIGRDEEIRRVIRILSRRTKNNPVLIGEPGVGKTAIVEGLAERIVRGDVPEGLKEKVIYSLDMGALIAGAKYRGEFEERLKAVLKEVQSSEGKIILFIDEIHTIVGAGKTDGAMDAGNLIKPMLARGELNCIGATTFDEYRQYIEKDKALERRFQPVMAEEPSVSDTISILRGLKERFEIHHGIRIHDSAIVAAAKLSDRYIQDRFLPDKAIDLIDEAGAMIRSEIDSLPTELDVVRRRLLTLETEREALLKENDDKSKQRLENLGKELAELKSKNDEMTAKYEKEKSKIQEIRDLKAKLDEAKGNVEKFEREYDFNKAAEVKYGVIPKLEEQIKEHELKMQKSYEDALLKEEVTENEISQIVAKWTGIPVTKLVEGEREKLLKLEDELHKRVIGQDEAVTAVSNAVIRARAGLKDENKPIGSFIFLGPTGVGKTELAKTLANNLFDSEENIIRIDMSEYMEKHAVSRLIGPPPGYVGYEEGGQLTEAVRRNPYSVVLFDEIEKAHEDVFNLFLQILDDGRLTDNKGKTVDFKNTIIIMTSNIGSSYLLEAGEILNEEAKDLVMNEMKRRFKPEFLNRVDDIIMFKPLDKEGIKQIIDIFMKSLKNRLQDKDIKVEVTDSAKDIMVKEGYDPIYGARPLKRYISNVLETIIAKKLIAGDIYNGCTIIVDGENENINISVK; this is translated from the coding sequence ATGAATATAGAGAAAATGACAGTAAGAGTACAAAATAGCCTAAATGAAGCTTATGATATAGCAGTAAAAAATCATAATCAACAAGTAGATGTAATACATCTATTAAGTGCACTTGTAAATCAAGAAGATGGACTAATTCCAAATATATTAGAGAAGATGAATATATCTGTATCATCATTAAATAACAGTATAAATATAGAACTTAGTAAATTACCACAAATTCATGGAGAAGGAATAAGTTCACAAGGCATAACAGCTACAAGAAGAATAAATGAAGTATTGATAAAAGCTGAAGAAATATCTAAAGACTTTAAAGACGCATATATAAGTGTAGAACATGTTATATTGGCAATGATTGAAACTGAATCTAAAACTAATGTAGGAAAAATATTTAAACAATTTAATTTAAATAAAAAAGATTTTTTAGATGTATTATCTAAGGTTAGAGGAAGTCAAAGAGTAGAAACAAATGATCCAGAGGGAACATATGAAGCATTAGAAAGATATTCTACTAACTTAGTAGAATTAGCTAAAAAGAATAAATTAGATCCTGTAATAGGCAGAGATGAAGAAATAAGAAGAGTTATAAGAATTTTATCAAGAAGAACCAAAAACAATCCAGTTTTAATTGGGGAGCCTGGTGTTGGTAAAACAGCAATAGTTGAAGGTTTAGCTGAAAGAATAGTTAGAGGAGATGTACCAGAAGGTTTAAAAGAAAAGGTAATATATTCATTAGATATGGGCGCTTTAATTGCAGGAGCTAAGTATAGAGGAGAATTTGAAGAAAGATTAAAAGCAGTACTTAAAGAAGTTCAATCATCAGAAGGAAAGATAATATTATTTATAGACGAGATACACACAATAGTTGGAGCTGGAAAAACTGATGGGGCAATGGATGCAGGAAATTTAATAAAGCCAATGTTAGCAAGAGGTGAACTTAACTGTATAGGTGCAACTACATTTGATGAATACAGACAATATATAGAAAAAGACAAAGCACTTGAAAGACGTTTCCAACCAGTTATGGCAGAAGAACCTAGCGTAAGTGATACAATATCAATACTTCGTGGCCTTAAAGAAAGATTTGAAATTCATCATGGTATAAGAATACATGATAGTGCTATAGTTGCAGCAGCAAAGCTTTCAGATAGATATATACAAGATAGATTTTTACCAGATAAGGCAATAGATTTAATAGACGAAGCTGGAGCAATGATAAGAAGTGAAATAGATTCTCTTCCAACAGAATTAGATGTTGTTAGAAGAAGATTATTAACATTAGAAACAGAAAGAGAAGCACTACTTAAAGAAAATGATGACAAAAGTAAACAAAGACTTGAAAACTTAGGTAAAGAATTAGCAGAATTAAAATCTAAAAATGATGAAATGACTGCTAAGTATGAAAAAGAAAAGAGCAAGATTCAAGAAATAAGAGATTTAAAAGCCAAGTTAGATGAAGCTAAAGGTAATGTAGAAAAATTTGAAAGAGAATATGATTTTAATAAAGCGGCAGAAGTTAAATATGGTGTAATACCAAAATTAGAAGAACAAATAAAAGAACATGAATTAAAAATGCAAAAAAGCTATGAAGACGCTTTATTAAAAGAAGAAGTTACTGAAAATGAAATATCTCAAATAGTTGCTAAGTGGACAGGAATACCAGTTACTAAACTTGTAGAAGGAGAAAGAGAAAAATTATTAAAATTAGAAGATGAACTTCACAAAAGAGTAATCGGTCAAGATGAGGCAGTTACTGCAGTAAGTAATGCAGTTATACGTGCTCGTGCAGGTCTTAAAGATGAGAATAAGCCAATAGGATCATTTATATTCTTAGGACCTACAGGGGTTGGGAAAACAGAGCTTGCAAAAACATTAGCAAATAATTTATTTGATAGTGAAGAAAATATAATAAGAATAGATATGTCTGAATATATGGAAAAACATGCAGTTTCTAGGCTTATAGGACCTCCTCCAGGGTATGTAGGATATGAGGAAGGTGGACAATTAACAGAAGCTGTTAGAAGAAATCCATATTCTGTAGTATTATTTGATGAAATAGAAAAAGCACATGAAGATGTATTTAATTTATTTCTTCAAATACTAGATGATGGAAGACTTACTGACAATAAAGGTAAGACAGTAGACTTTAAAAATACTATAATCATAATGACTTCAAATATAGGTAGCTCATATTTATTAGAAGCTGGGGAAATTTTAAATGAAGAAGCCAAAGATCTAGTTATGAATGAAATGAAGAGAAGATTCAAACCAGAATTTTTAAATAGAGTTGATGATATTATAATGTTTAAGCCATTAGATAAAGAAGGAATTAAACAAATAATAGATATATTCATGAAGTCTTTAAAAAATAGATTACAGGATAAAGATATAAAAGTTGAAGTTACAGATAGTGCAAAAGATATAATGGTTAAAGAAGGATATGATCCAATATATGGAGCTAGACCATTAAAGAGATATATAAGTAATGTATTAGAAACTATTATAGCTAAGAAGTTAATAGCAGGAGATATATATAATGGATGTACTATAATAGTAGATGGAGAAAATGAAAATATAAATATTTCTGTAAAGTAG